The genomic DNA ATCGGACTCTGCGTGGGATCGCCGGGAGAGGGGGTCCCGTATCGAACTCTGCGCGTGCCGGCCCGGGAGCCGGCCGTGAAGGGAGCAGTGTCGGCCCGCTTTCGGGCGTATCCCCGCGACCGGGGAAGCGTGGATAGCCGGGACAAGGCCGATCGGACGGGGGCCGCGGCGGGCGAATCGTGGCATGGCAGGATCGGGCCGTCCGTCCGCCTGGCGGATCGACGGCCCGTGTACCGCGGGCCGAGGGGCGATGAGCATCGAGGAGAAGATCGCCGGGATCCACGACTCGGACCTGCGGGCCGAGATCGAGGCGGCGCGCGGCGGCTTCCTGTTCGCGCAGATCGTCGAGCACGTCCTGCACCGTCAGCGCGAGCGCGACGCACAGGCCGCCCTCCTGGGGGAGGAGGAGAGCCGCCGGGCCGGGCTGTCCCGCGACCAGCGCCGCCGCGACGCGGTGCGCCTCGTGATCGAGAACGAGCCGGCCGTCCCGTCGAGCCTCCAGCACATCCACTCGGTCCTGGCGCTGTGCGGCCTGCCCTACCGGGACCCCGGGCCGGTGCGGGAATTCTCCCGCAGCTACGGCCGCAACTCGCTCAACCTGATCGCCGGCCGGATCAAGGACCCGGAGACCGGCGCCTTCGAGCCCCAGGGGCTGCCCTACGGCCCGAAGGCCCGGCTGGTCCTGCTGCACCTCTGCACCGAGGCCGTGCGCCAGCGCAGCCCCACCGTGAAGGTGGCCGAGACCCTGTCGGGCTTCATGCGGGAGATGGGCTTCGCGGTCACGGGGGGCGAGCGGGGCACCATCCGCCAGTTCAAGGAGCAGCTGAACCGGCTGGCCGCCTGCTCCATGCAGATCGGCCTCTGGGACGGGCGCGACAGCGCGACCACCCTCAACGTCCCGCCGTTCCGCAGCCTCGAACTGTGGCGCCCCCGCGCCGGGGAGGGGGACGACGAGGCCGGCCGCACGGTGCGCTTCGATCCCGAATTCTACGAGACCCTGATCCGGCACGCCCTGCCGGTGGACCTGCGGGCGGCCCGGGCCTTCTCGGGCTCGGCGCGCAAGCTCGACCTGCTGTTCTGGACCGGCTACCGCCTGCGGTCCCTGCAGCGGCCGCTCCGCCTGACCTGGGCCAACCTCCACGCGCAGTTCGGGGCCGAGAACGCCTCGATCCGCAGCTTCCGCCAGGCGTTCAAGGCCGATCTCGCGCATCTGCGCGAGGTGTTTCCGCGGCTGCCGCTGGTGCTCGACGACGGCGGGCTGACCCTGCACCCGGCCGATCCCAGCACGCTGCTCGTGCCGCCTCGCCCTGCGGCTAAGGGAATACGGAAACGCCTCAAGGAATAGAACAGGGATCGCTGCCTCTCATTCCCTCAGGGAATGGCTGCCTGACGGAATATGTGACGGTGGCTATTCCCTGAATGGCGCGGAATGAGATATGTGTTCCGTCCGCCTGGAAGGAACATCACGTGGCCCTGTCGGATTCCGAGATCGCGGCGCGGCTCGCCGCGCTGCGACGCCAGCGCGAGGCGCTCGATCGGGAGATCGCCGATCTCGTCCTCTACCAGGAGCTCGGCCGCCGGTTGGCGGCCGGTGGAGCGGACGCGCGGCCGGACCCGGCCCCGAAGCCCGAACCGCCGGCAGGGCCACGCCGAGACCCGGCCGACGAGCCGCCGCGGGGGCGGGACGTACGGGACGTCCTAGAGGCCCGGTCCGGATCGCTTGCCGACGCGGCGGGCGCGGCCCCCGGGCACTGGGGCGCGCGGGCCGGTCCGGCGGCGCGGTCCGCGGGGGCGCCCGGTCCCGTCGGCGCCGCCGGACCGATCCCGCCGGCGATCGCCTTCACGGAGGACGCAGCCGGCGCCCGCCGCTACGGCCGGGCCGTGGTGCAGGCGGCCTGCGCGGCGATCGCGCGGGCGGGCCGGCCGCTGCACGCGGCCGAGATCCTGGAGGTGCTCGCCGGGCAGGGCTTCACCCTTCCCGGCCGGGATCCGGTGGCGGCCCTGAACACGCGCCTGTGGAAGCGGTCCGGGCCGGGCGGCCCCCTGAACCGGGTCGCCGAGGCCACCTACGCCCTGGCATCCATCCCGGGATCCGCCCCGGCATGGCCGGGGCCGGAGCCCGCCTGAGGGGCGCCGGTCACGAAGACGTGAGGCCGGACCCCGCCGGCTCCCCCATATTGGGGGGGCGCCGCGACGGGCGATCTGCTTGGCTGCGCGCCGGCAGACGGCGTCCCGGCCGGGGAGGACGTGCATGGACAGGATCGGCCGTGATCGGATGATCGGGCGGGCGCGATGACCGCGGCGCTCGCCGCGCCGGCCACGCAGGTCTGCGCCTTCATGCTCGGCTGCGCGCTGATCCACGTCGCCCGCGCCCACGCCGATCTGATCACGCGGCTCCTCGCCGTCACGGCGGTCGGCGCGGCCGTGCTGGTGCTTCTCGTCGCGTCCCTCGACTACGCGCCGGAAGGCGGAATCTTCGACGAGGTCACCGTCTACGCGGCCTCCTGATCCGGCCGCCCGATCCGGCCGCTTGGCCCATCAGGGGCCGCTCAGTTGACCAGGCAGAAGCCCTGACCGGTGCCGATCCGGCGCTCCTGCGCGCACCAGGGCTTGGACGCGCCGGGGCCGGTCGCCGGGACCTTCAGGCTGGCGGTCGTCTGCGCGGGGTCGGCGGCGGTGCCGCGGAGGGTGAGGCCGCCGAGGGGCACCCGGCCGGGCGCGGGCCGGAGCGCGACCGGATCGGGGCCGGCCTCCGCTCGCGATCCCGGCGCGACCGCGCCGTCCGGTGCCGGGAGCGCGGGGCTCGCCGCCACCGGCTGCACCGGGTCAGGCGGGCTCAGGGTCGCGAGGCCGGGCATGTCCTGCGCCGCCGCGGCGCCGCACAGGACCAGGCAGGCGGCCGAGGCCGCGAGGAACCTGATCATCGACGAAGCTCCTGACGAGAACCATTCCGCCGGCCGGTCCCGCGGGCCGGACCTGCCGTGAGGCTGAGTCTGGCCTCCCGCTCGTTAAAGGGGCGCGAAGATTCAGGATTAACCGGTTTTGAAGATCGCCGTCTCCCCGGAGGCGGACAGCCTTGACGGCCCGCGCGGCGGGCCGCCGTCGTCCGGGAATGGAGGCCCGGCGACCGGGTGCGGACGCGGCGCGGAGCCGCTCCCGATCGCGCCGGGAACGGCTCCGCGCCGTCGTTTCGGGCCGTCGGTTCGGGCCGTGTCGCCGCGAACCGCCCCGGGTGGGCGGCGCGCCCTCCGCCCGACGGGTCTCGCCGCCGGCGGAGGGCGCCAGGGTCCTCAGTGCGCCGGGGCCGCCACCGCGGCGGCGAGCCGGTCGTGCGGGACACCCGACCCGCCCACCACCGCGATCCGGCTGCCGCCGGCGCTGCGCCGGCTCGCCCAGTCGCCGATCATCTCCAGGCAGGTGTGGTCGATGGCCGCGAGGTTGTCGGTGGCGAGGCGGACCTCGCCGCCCGCGGGGGTCCGCTCCAGGGCCGCCGTGAGGCTCGGCAGCTGCAGGAAGGTCGCCGCTCCCGACAGGCGCAGCTCCGGCACGCCGGGCACTTCGGGGGCCGCCGCGTGCTCGATCCGGAGCCGTCCCTTGCGCAGGCTCGGCAGGGCCTGGATCAGGCTCAGGGCGAGGCCGGTGAGCACCCCGGTGAGCAGGTCCACCGCCACCACGGTGGCCATCGTGGCGAGCCAGATCGCCGCGGTCAGCCAGCCGTAGCGGGCCTGCAGGTGCAGGGCGTGGGCCGGGCTCGCCAGCCGCCAGCCGGTGACCACCAGGATGCCGGCGAGGCTCGCGGTCGGCACCAGGGCCAGCAGCCAGGGCAGCACCAGCAGGAACGCCAGGATCCAGGTCCCGTGCATCACCGTGGCGGCGCGGCTGACGGCGCCCGCCTGCACGTTGGCCGAGGAGCGCACGATCACCCCGGTCATCGGCAGCGCGCCGGCGAGCCCGCAGATCAGGTTGCCGATGCCCTGCGCGCCGAGTTCCCGGTTGAACTGGGTGCGGGGACCGTCGTGCATCCGGTCGACGGCGGCCGCCGAGAGCAGGCTCTCGGCGCTGGCGATCACCGCGATCACCAGGGCCATGACCAGGATCTCGGCCTCGGCGAGGCGCGCCCAGGATTCGGCCGCCGGCAGGGCGAGGCCGGAGAACAGGGCCTCCGGCACCGCCACGCGCTTGACGGCGAGATCCCCGAATCCCGCCACGAGGCTGCCCGCCAGCACGCCGACGAGCGCCCCGGGCAGGAGCCGGAGCCGCGCCGGGCGCAGCCGCTCCCAGGCGATCATCGCCGCGATGGTGATCCCGCCGACGATCACGGCCCCGGTGCGGTCGCCCGTGCCGCTGACGAAGTTGAAGAACGCGGCCGGGATCGCCACGAGGTTGTCGAGGCCGCTCGCCCGGGGGAGGGCGTCGGTCAGGACGTGGATCTGGGCCAGCACGATCAGGATCCCGATGCCGGCCAGCATGCCGTGCACCACGGCCGGCGAGATCGCCCGGAACCAGCCGCCGACCCGCAGGGCGCCGGCGACGAGCTGGACGAGGCCCGCCACCACCAGGACGGGACCCAGGGCGTCGAGACCGTGCGCCTGCACGAACCCGTAGACGATCACGGCGAGCCCGGCGGCGGGCCCGCTGACCTGGAGCGGCGAGCCGGCGAGGAGGCCGACCACGATGCCGCCGACGATGCCGGTGATGAGGCCGCGCTCCGGCGGCACGCCGGACGCGATGGCGATGCCCATGCACAGGGGCAGCGCCACCAGGAAGACCACCACGGAGGCGGGCAGGTCCCGGGCGAGGCTCGCCCGGACGGCGCCGTCCGGGGCGAGGGCGCTCTGCAGGCTCGTGGTCAGGCGGCCGGGGGCGCGCATGGTCAGGCCGCCTGCAGGCGGCTGCTGGCGGAGGAATCCTGCGCCACGGGCATGT from Methylobacterium oryzae includes the following:
- a CDS encoding replication protein RepA; translation: MSIEEKIAGIHDSDLRAEIEAARGGFLFAQIVEHVLHRQRERDAQAALLGEEESRRAGLSRDQRRRDAVRLVIENEPAVPSSLQHIHSVLALCGLPYRDPGPVREFSRSYGRNSLNLIAGRIKDPETGAFEPQGLPYGPKARLVLLHLCTEAVRQRSPTVKVAETLSGFMREMGFAVTGGERGTIRQFKEQLNRLAACSMQIGLWDGRDSATTLNVPPFRSLELWRPRAGEGDDEAGRTVRFDPEFYETLIRHALPVDLRAARAFSGSARKLDLLFWTGYRLRSLQRPLRLTWANLHAQFGAENASIRSFRQAFKADLAHLREVFPRLPLVLDDGGLTLHPADPSTLLVPPRPAAKGIRKRLKE
- a CDS encoding SulP family inorganic anion transporter; its protein translation is MRAPGRLTTSLQSALAPDGAVRASLARDLPASVVVFLVALPLCMGIAIASGVPPERGLITGIVGGIVVGLLAGSPLQVSGPAAGLAVIVYGFVQAHGLDALGPVLVVAGLVQLVAGALRVGGWFRAISPAVVHGMLAGIGILIVLAQIHVLTDALPRASGLDNLVAIPAAFFNFVSGTGDRTGAVIVGGITIAAMIAWERLRPARLRLLPGALVGVLAGSLVAGFGDLAVKRVAVPEALFSGLALPAAESWARLAEAEILVMALVIAVIASAESLLSAAAVDRMHDGPRTQFNRELGAQGIGNLICGLAGALPMTGVIVRSSANVQAGAVSRAATVMHGTWILAFLLVLPWLLALVPTASLAGILVVTGWRLASPAHALHLQARYGWLTAAIWLATMATVVAVDLLTGVLTGLALSLIQALPSLRKGRLRIEHAAAPEVPGVPELRLSGAATFLQLPSLTAALERTPAGGEVRLATDNLAAIDHTCLEMIGDWASRRSAGGSRIAVVGGSGVPHDRLAAAVAAPAH